One Pseudonocardia sediminis DNA window includes the following coding sequences:
- a CDS encoding enoyl-CoA hydratase has protein sequence MSTEVRTEITDDGVAVLTVSNPARRNALNLELSGKLVAAVDAAVADERVGAIVITGEAPAFCAGGDLAELQEADPETLRRVYSGFLAIAACPLPTLAAVNGAAVGAGINLALACDVRLAGPTARFDVRFMQLGLHPGGGYTWMANRVLGAQGAAAMTLFCDVLDAAEAQRVGLVWRAYESDEALLDGARELAGRAASADRKLIEQTKATMRVTSRLDAQSDATDIEVRAQAESVHSEDFRKRVAALQAKISKK, from the coding sequence ATGAGCACCGAGGTCCGGACCGAGATCACCGACGACGGCGTCGCGGTGCTGACGGTCTCCAACCCCGCCCGTCGCAACGCCCTGAACCTGGAGCTGTCCGGGAAGCTCGTCGCCGCGGTGGACGCCGCCGTCGCCGACGAGAGGGTCGGCGCGATCGTGATCACCGGGGAGGCGCCCGCGTTCTGCGCCGGTGGCGACCTCGCCGAGCTGCAGGAGGCCGACCCGGAGACGCTGCGGCGCGTCTACTCCGGGTTCCTGGCCATCGCGGCGTGCCCGCTGCCGACGCTGGCCGCGGTGAACGGCGCCGCCGTCGGCGCCGGCATCAACCTGGCGCTGGCCTGTGACGTGCGCCTGGCCGGCCCGACGGCGAGGTTCGACGTCCGGTTCATGCAGCTGGGCCTGCACCCCGGCGGCGGCTACACGTGGATGGCGAACCGGGTGCTCGGCGCCCAGGGTGCGGCCGCGATGACACTGTTCTGCGACGTCCTCGACGCCGCCGAGGCCCAGCGCGTCGGGCTCGTCTGGCGCGCCTACGAGTCCGACGAGGCGCTGCTCGACGGCGCCCGCGAGCTCGCCGGACGGGCGGCCTCGGCGGACCGGAAGCTGATCGAGCAGACCAAGGCCACGATGCGCGTCACCTCGCGGCTGGACGCCCAGTCCGACGCGACCGACATCGAGGTCCGCGCCCAGGCCGAGTCGGTGCACTCGGAGGACTTCCGCAAGCGTGTCGCGGCGCTGCAGGCGAAGATCAGCAAGAAGTGA
- a CDS encoding 2-oxoacid:acceptor oxidoreductase subunit alpha translates to MTTSDTPVETRDSEVVQRDRVVIRFAGDSGDGMQLTGDRFTSETANFGNDLSTLPNFPAEIRAPAGTLPGVSSFQLHFANYDILTPGDRPDVLVAMNPAALKANIADLPHGGILIVNTDEFTKRNLTKVGYEANPLEDDSLEEKYAVHGVAMATLTRGALEETGLSKKDAERAKNMFALGLLSWMYHRPSESTERFLREKFAKRPDLAEANILAFRAGHAYGETTEAFAVTYEVAPAKLAPGTYRQITGNTALSYGLVAAGRTTGLPVFLGSYPITPASDILHELSKHKAFGVTTFQAEDEISGVGAALGASFGGALGVTTTSGPGVALKGETVGLAVALELPLLVVDVQRGGPSTGLPTKTEQADLLQAMFGRNGESPLPIIAPCTPGDCFAAAVEAAAIAVKYRTPVMLLSDGALANGSEPWKVPDADSLEPVDPGFATEPNAPDGTGEFWPYLRDTDTLARPWAIPGTAGLEHRIGGLEKADGRGSISYDPDNHDRMVRLRQAKIDGIDVPDLTVDDPDGDADMLVIGWGSTYGPINAAARRVRGKGHKVATAQIRNLNPMPANLGEILGSYSTVLCPEMNLGQLAMLLRAKQLVDVKSYTKVAGLPFGAEELQDVFLDYLTGTHPHATHAATDSASTTGAQA, encoded by the coding sequence ATGACGACCAGCGACACCCCTGTCGAGACCCGCGACTCCGAGGTCGTGCAGCGCGACCGGGTCGTGATCCGGTTCGCGGGCGACTCCGGTGACGGTATGCAGCTCACGGGCGACCGCTTCACCTCCGAGACGGCGAACTTCGGCAACGACCTGTCGACGCTGCCCAACTTCCCCGCCGAGATCCGGGCCCCCGCCGGGACCCTGCCGGGCGTGTCGTCGTTCCAGCTGCACTTCGCGAACTACGACATCCTGACCCCCGGCGACCGTCCCGACGTGCTCGTCGCGATGAACCCGGCCGCGCTCAAGGCGAACATCGCCGACCTGCCGCACGGCGGGATCCTGATCGTCAACACCGACGAGTTCACCAAGCGGAACCTGACCAAGGTCGGGTACGAGGCGAACCCGCTCGAGGACGACTCGCTCGAGGAGAAGTACGCGGTGCACGGCGTCGCCATGGCGACCCTGACCCGCGGTGCACTCGAGGAGACCGGGCTGTCCAAGAAGGACGCCGAGCGCGCGAAGAACATGTTCGCGCTCGGGTTGCTCTCGTGGATGTACCACCGGCCCAGCGAGTCCACCGAGCGGTTCCTGCGCGAGAAGTTCGCCAAGCGTCCCGACCTCGCCGAGGCCAACATCCTGGCCTTCCGCGCCGGGCACGCCTACGGCGAGACGACCGAGGCGTTCGCGGTGACCTACGAGGTCGCCCCGGCCAAGCTCGCGCCCGGCACCTACCGCCAGATCACCGGCAACACCGCACTGTCCTACGGGCTGGTCGCGGCCGGGCGGACGACCGGGCTGCCGGTCTTCCTCGGCTCGTACCCGATCACGCCGGCGTCGGACATCCTGCACGAGCTGTCCAAGCACAAGGCCTTCGGCGTGACCACGTTCCAGGCCGAGGACGAGATCTCCGGCGTCGGCGCCGCGCTCGGCGCCTCGTTCGGCGGCGCGCTCGGTGTCACCACGACGTCGGGCCCGGGTGTGGCGCTCAAGGGCGAGACGGTCGGTCTGGCCGTCGCGCTGGAGCTGCCGCTGCTGGTCGTCGACGTGCAGCGCGGTGGCCCGTCCACCGGCCTGCCGACCAAGACCGAGCAGGCCGACCTGCTGCAGGCGATGTTCGGCCGCAACGGCGAGTCGCCGCTGCCGATCATCGCGCCCTGCACCCCGGGCGACTGCTTCGCCGCCGCGGTCGAGGCCGCGGCGATCGCGGTGAAGTACCGGACGCCGGTCATGCTGCTCTCCGACGGTGCGCTGGCCAACGGCTCGGAGCCGTGGAAGGTCCCGGACGCGGACTCGCTCGAGCCCGTCGACCCCGGTTTCGCGACCGAGCCGAACGCCCCCGACGGGACCGGCGAGTTCTGGCCGTACCTGCGTGACACCGACACCCTGGCGCGTCCGTGGGCGATCCCCGGCACTGCCGGGCTGGAGCACCGGATCGGCGGCCTGGAGAAGGCCGACGGCCGCGGCTCGATCTCCTACGACCCGGACAACCACGACCGCATGGTCCGGTTGCGCCAGGCCAAGATCGACGGCATCGACGTCCCGGACCTGACCGTGGACGACCCCGACGGTGACGCCGACATGCTCGTCATCGGCTGGGGCTCGACCTACGGCCCGATCAACGCCGCCGCACGCCGGGTGCGCGGCAAGGGCCACAAGGTCGCGACCGCGCAGATCCGCAACCTCAACCCGATGCCGGCCAACCTGGGCGAGATCCTCGGGTCGTACTCCACCGTGCTCTGCCCCGAGATGAACCTCGGACAGCTCGCGATGCTGCTGCGCGCGAAGCAGCTGGTCGACGTCAAGAGCTACACCAAGGTCGCCGGGCTGCCCTTCGGTGCCGAGGAGCTGCAGGACGTGTTCCTGGACTACCTGACCGGGACCCACCCGCACGCCACCCACGCCGCAACCGACTCCGCGTCAACCACTGGAGCGCAGGCATGA
- a CDS encoding 2-oxoacid:ferredoxin oxidoreductase subunit beta — MTATDLGLPSIGGLDGVPTTDAKQTAKDFTSDQEVRWCPGCGDYAVLAAVRQFLPTLGIKRENTVFVSGIGCSSRFPYYLNTYGMHSIHGRAPTIATGLATSRPDLSVWVVTGDGDALSIGGNHLIHALRRNVNLKILLFNNRIYGLTKGQYSPTSEVGKVTKSTPMGSLDHPFNPISLALGAEATFVGRALDSDRKSLQTVLGAAAAHRGSALVEIFQDCPIFNDGSFDVLRKGENENRLIPVTHGEPIRFGAEGEDGLGTHAVVQKGFGLEVVEAASVDPSQIVVHDAGDHELAFALSRLSDQDLTHTITGIFRQVERTTYDDAARAQVQQAKDAANGEADLQKLLDGRDTWTIVA, encoded by the coding sequence ATGACCGCCACCGACCTGGGACTGCCGTCGATCGGCGGTCTCGACGGGGTTCCCACCACCGACGCCAAGCAGACCGCGAAGGACTTCACCTCCGACCAGGAGGTGCGCTGGTGCCCGGGCTGCGGCGACTACGCCGTGCTCGCCGCCGTCCGGCAGTTCCTCCCCACCCTGGGGATCAAGCGCGAGAACACCGTCTTCGTCTCCGGCATCGGCTGCTCGAGCCGCTTCCCGTACTACCTCAACACCTACGGGATGCACTCGATCCACGGCCGCGCCCCCACCATCGCCACCGGGCTCGCGACGTCGCGCCCGGACCTGTCGGTGTGGGTCGTCACCGGTGACGGCGACGCGCTCTCGATCGGCGGCAACCACCTGATCCACGCGTTGCGCCGCAACGTGAACCTCAAGATCCTGCTGTTCAACAACCGGATCTACGGGCTCACCAAGGGCCAGTACTCGCCGACGTCGGAGGTCGGGAAGGTCACCAAGTCGACGCCGATGGGGTCGCTGGACCACCCGTTCAACCCGATCTCGCTGGCACTCGGCGCCGAGGCGACGTTCGTCGGCCGGGCGCTGGACTCCGACCGCAAGAGCCTCCAGACCGTGCTCGGCGCGGCCGCGGCGCACCGCGGGTCGGCCCTGGTCGAGATCTTCCAGGACTGCCCGATCTTCAACGACGGCAGCTTCGACGTGCTCCGCAAGGGCGAGAACGAGAACCGCCTGATCCCGGTCACCCACGGCGAGCCGATCCGCTTCGGCGCCGAGGGTGAGGACGGCCTGGGCACCCACGCCGTCGTCCAGAAGGGGTTCGGGCTCGAGGTCGTCGAGGCGGCCTCGGTCGACCCGTCGCAGATCGTGGTGCACGACGCCGGAGACCACGAGCTCGCGTTCGCGCTCTCGCGCCTGTCCGACCAGGACCTGACCCACACGATCACCGGGATCTTCCGGCAGGTCGAGCGGACCACCTACGACGACGCCGCGCGCGCCCAGGTGCAGCAGGCCAAGGACGCCGCCAATGGCGAGGCCGACCTGCAGAAGCTGCTCGACGGCCGCGACACCTGGACGATCGTCGCCTGA
- the rarD gene encoding EamA family transporter RarD, which yields MTTGHDEKALDRGGVALGVGAYALWGLFPAFWPLLDPAAPLEVLAHRILWTTVLMTVVLTLLRGWAPLRGLGLRGWLTVAAAAVFIAVNWGLFIYGVSVDLVVEAALGYYMTPLVSVLLGVLVLRERLGVLQWTALALGAAAVLVISIGNGTVPWLSMVLAASFGLYGLIKATVPLPATTSLTAEGIVLFPLAGIYILVLQLTGDGTFVGLGPWHLLLMLSAGPATALPLLLYGMSARRIPLSVLGVLMYLNPTLQFLWGVLVVGQDMPPARWVGFGLIWVALAVFTVDLLRRTRRSDGQPVRSTV from the coding sequence GTGACGACGGGGCACGACGAGAAGGCGCTCGACCGCGGCGGTGTCGCCCTCGGCGTCGGCGCCTACGCCCTGTGGGGCCTGTTCCCCGCGTTCTGGCCGCTGCTCGACCCGGCGGCCCCGCTGGAGGTCCTGGCGCACCGCATCCTGTGGACGACGGTGCTGATGACGGTCGTCCTCACCCTGCTCCGCGGGTGGGCGCCGCTGCGGGGCCTGGGCCTGCGCGGCTGGCTCACCGTCGCCGCGGCGGCGGTCTTCATCGCCGTCAACTGGGGCCTGTTCATCTACGGCGTGTCGGTGGACCTGGTCGTCGAGGCCGCGCTGGGCTACTACATGACCCCGCTGGTCAGCGTCCTGCTCGGAGTGCTCGTACTGCGGGAACGGCTCGGCGTCCTGCAGTGGACCGCCCTCGCGCTCGGTGCGGCGGCGGTGCTGGTGATCAGCATCGGCAACGGGACCGTGCCCTGGCTGTCGATGGTGCTGGCCGCGTCGTTCGGCCTGTACGGGCTGATCAAGGCGACGGTCCCGCTCCCGGCCACGACCAGCCTCACCGCCGAGGGGATCGTGCTGTTCCCGCTGGCCGGGATCTACATCCTGGTGCTGCAGCTGACCGGCGACGGCACGTTCGTCGGCCTCGGGCCCTGGCACCTGCTGCTGATGCTCTCGGCCGGCCCGGCGACGGCGCTGCCGCTGCTGCTCTACGGCATGTCGGCGCGCCGGATCCCGCTGTCGGTCCTCGGCGTCCTGATGTACCTGAACCCGACCCTGCAGTTCCTCTGGGGCGTCCTCGTCGTCGGGCAGGACATGCCCCCGGCACGCTGGGTCGGGTTCGGGCTGATCTGGGTCGCGCTGGCCGTGTTCACCGTCGACCTGCTGCGCCGGACCCGGCGCAGCGACGGTCAGCCGGTGCGCTCGACGGTGTAG
- a CDS encoding polyprenyl synthetase family protein: METQSVAGVQLADPALAEATADGLKRVEDLLHREVQGDYRFVTETSLHLIDAGGKRFRPLFTLLAAQVGPHPERDDVITAAAVVELIHLATLYHDDVMDAATMRRGAESANSRWDNSVAILTGDFLFAHASRLVADLGPDAVRIIAETFAELVTGQMRETRGPRADDDPVAHYLRVVGEKTGSLIATSGRYGGMYSGASPEHVEALRRFGEIIGTAFQISDDIIDIASPADDSGKTPGTDLREGVHTLPMLYALREEGPEHARLHALLSRPLTDDAEVDEALGLLRAGNGIAEARRTVAGYAEEARKELAQLPPCAAIDALSTLVDYTVERTG, encoded by the coding sequence GTGGAGACACAGAGCGTCGCCGGGGTTCAGCTGGCCGACCCGGCGCTGGCCGAGGCCACGGCGGACGGCCTGAAGCGGGTCGAGGACCTGCTGCACCGTGAGGTGCAGGGGGACTACCGGTTCGTGACGGAGACGTCGCTGCACCTGATCGACGCCGGCGGCAAGCGGTTCCGGCCGCTGTTCACGCTGCTGGCGGCACAGGTCGGGCCGCACCCGGAACGGGACGACGTGATCACGGCGGCGGCCGTGGTGGAGCTGATCCACCTGGCCACGCTGTACCACGACGACGTGATGGACGCGGCCACGATGCGCCGCGGCGCGGAGAGCGCGAACTCCCGCTGGGACAACTCGGTCGCGATCCTGACCGGGGACTTCCTGTTCGCCCACGCCTCCCGCCTGGTCGCCGACCTCGGCCCGGACGCGGTCCGGATCATCGCCGAGACGTTCGCCGAGCTCGTCACCGGCCAGATGCGCGAGACCCGGGGCCCGCGGGCCGACGACGACCCGGTGGCCCACTACCTGCGCGTGGTGGGGGAGAAGACCGGGTCGTTGATCGCGACGTCCGGTCGCTACGGGGGCATGTACTCCGGTGCCTCCCCGGAGCACGTGGAGGCGTTGCGGCGCTTCGGCGAGATCATCGGGACCGCGTTCCAGATCTCCGACGACATCATCGACATCGCCTCACCCGCCGACGACTCGGGCAAGACGCCGGGCACCGACCTGCGTGAGGGCGTGCACACCCTGCCGATGCTCTACGCGCTGCGCGAGGAGGGCCCCGAGCACGCACGGCTGCACGCGCTGCTCTCCCGCCCGCTGACCGACGACGCCGAGGTCGACGAGGCGCTCGGCCTCCTGCGCGCGGGCAACGGCATCGCCGAGGCGCGTCGGACCGTCGCCGGCTACGCCGAGGAGGCCCGCAAGGAGCTCGCCCAGCTGCCGCCGTGCGCCGCGATCGACGCCCTGTCCACGCTGGTGGACTACACCGTCGAGCGCACCGGCTGA
- the nuoN gene encoding NADH-quinone oxidoreductase subunit NuoN: MNAANDVVAVLAQQAIPAPAIDGVAVAPLLVVLGGACISVLIEAFLPRHQRWPVQVTWAGLVIVAALVALAGYALGSPQPLVTLGESLSVDNPTLFLWGTLLLLAIPSLLMIADRSVEPGGAFIPSAAERAASRVGAAGGGGGTGGSSEHVDRSYGLPGQAPTMQTEMFPFVLFALGGMMAFVAANDLLTMFIALEVLSLPLYLMCGLARRRRLLSQEAAVKYFLLGAFGSAFFLYGLALLYGYSGSVRLSEISAATAGSTRSDTLLFAGLALLLVGLLFKGSVAPFHTWTPDVYQGAPTPVTAFMAACTKVAAFGAIARVLYVAFGSTRWEWRGVLWAVAVLSMAVGAVLGLTQTDVKRMIAYSSIAHAGFLLLGTMAITQEGTSGTLFYLLAYGFTTIAVFGLISLVRDADGEASHLSQWAGLAKRSPVVAGTMTFLLLALAGLPLTSGFTAKFAVFSAALSDGMAPLVVIALVASAVAAFFYLRVIVLMYFSEPAADGPTVVVPGAFTTAAITLGVLVTLLLGILPTPALEWAGGGAFSG, encoded by the coding sequence ATGAACGCGGCGAACGATGTGGTGGCCGTGCTCGCCCAGCAGGCGATCCCGGCCCCGGCGATCGACGGCGTCGCCGTGGCGCCGCTGCTGGTGGTCCTCGGCGGTGCGTGCATCTCGGTGCTGATCGAGGCGTTCCTGCCCCGGCACCAGCGCTGGCCGGTCCAGGTCACCTGGGCCGGGCTGGTGATCGTCGCGGCCCTGGTCGCGCTGGCCGGGTACGCGCTCGGCTCACCGCAGCCCCTGGTGACCCTCGGCGAGTCGCTGTCGGTGGACAACCCGACGCTGTTCCTCTGGGGCACCCTGCTGCTGCTGGCGATCCCGAGCCTGCTGATGATCGCCGACCGATCGGTCGAGCCGGGCGGGGCGTTCATCCCGTCCGCGGCCGAGCGTGCGGCGAGCCGTGTCGGAGCCGCCGGCGGCGGTGGCGGCACCGGTGGGTCGTCCGAGCACGTGGACCGGTCCTACGGGCTTCCCGGCCAGGCGCCGACGATGCAGACCGAGATGTTCCCGTTCGTGCTGTTCGCGCTCGGCGGGATGATGGCCTTCGTCGCGGCGAACGACCTGCTGACGATGTTCATCGCGCTCGAGGTGCTCTCGCTGCCGCTGTACCTGATGTGCGGGCTCGCCCGCCGTCGCCGCCTGCTCTCCCAGGAGGCGGCGGTCAAGTACTTCCTGCTCGGGGCGTTCGGCTCGGCGTTCTTCCTCTACGGCCTCGCGCTGCTCTACGGCTACTCCGGCTCGGTGCGCCTGTCCGAGATCTCCGCCGCGACGGCCGGCAGCACCCGCTCGGACACGCTGCTGTTCGCCGGTCTGGCACTGCTGCTCGTCGGGCTGCTGTTCAAGGGCTCGGTGGCGCCGTTCCACACCTGGACCCCGGACGTCTACCAGGGCGCCCCGACGCCGGTGACGGCGTTCATGGCGGCCTGCACGAAGGTCGCCGCGTTCGGCGCCATCGCCCGCGTGCTCTACGTCGCGTTCGGCTCCACCCGCTGGGAGTGGCGCGGGGTGCTGTGGGCCGTCGCGGTCCTGTCGATGGCCGTCGGCGCCGTGCTGGGGCTCACCCAGACCGACGTCAAGCGGATGATCGCCTACTCCTCGATCGCCCACGCCGGCTTCCTGCTGCTGGGCACGATGGCGATCACCCAGGAGGGCACGTCGGGCACGCTGTTCTACCTGCTGGCCTACGGCTTCACCACGATCGCGGTCTTCGGGCTCATCTCGCTGGTCCGCGACGCCGACGGCGAGGCGAGCCACCTCTCGCAGTGGGCGGGCCTGGCCAAGCGCTCCCCGGTCGTCGCCGGGACGATGACGTTCCTGCTGCTCGCCCTCGCCGGACTGCCGCTGACCAGCGGGTTCACCGCGAAGTTCGCGGTGTTCTCGGCCGCCCTGTCGGACGGCATGGCGCCGCTGGTCGTGATCGCCCTGGTGGCGAGCGCGGTCGCCGCGTTCTTCTACCTGCGGGTCATCGTGCTGATGTACTTCAGCGAGCCGGCGGCCGACGGGCCGACGGTCGTGGTGCCGGGTGCGTTCACGACCGCGGCCATCACTCTCGGTGTGCTCGTCACCCTTCTGCTGGGGATCCTCCCCACACCTGCCCTCGAGTGGGCCGGTGGCGGCGCGTTCAGCGGCTGA